Proteins from one Oncorhynchus masou masou isolate Uvic2021 chromosome 12, UVic_Omas_1.1, whole genome shotgun sequence genomic window:
- the LOC135550812 gene encoding myb/SANT-like DNA-binding domain-containing protein 2 isoform X1, with amino-acid sequence MAAPCTSNHSPEISTPLKMPKTEVPSPESEDLSDSNQYHSNPSTPNRFSPLNVGMTISGSAGRSGSAFASNSFTACRGMSWTPSETNALIAVWGNERLTEARMQQLEVAGTVFSGKAPGPAMYERVSRALAELGYERTPSQCRERMKVMGDRTLRRCYSRVKEHGVGKRKSSYSIEQLEKVFGQGGWDSQTCAPVLINSSGLYQEMESDGSTMEDFSQEDWCNQVLASAFQEGEMETEETQPPKNASVLQLRPEPSEQVQKQEVMQNVVRILESVQVKWEHFQTWTDFSRLHLSNKLAIFGVGYNTRWHEDVCYHYAEISSQVPLGKRLREYFNPEKAEGRVIMTKVQKMNWKNVYYKFLDITISEARCLELHMEVDWIPIAQSRVTGCSNGASQYLLPGGIPKTYGLYAIGYEEVSAESDYTGEDEAPDSPLQHQDSDQSLPLSGSSGSGGSGFESVVDPGGRVGEKTGAKVTYCYLGIAEERTLQQCLFQHFQSSGKHYSRRQPSAVTRFLQGNCRGTGQQAREEGLSMGPERSAIYIKFIEVELDFLSAGSLVECLEIAVGYSLKYNKATL; translated from the exons ATGGCGGCGCCCTGTACCTCTAATCATTCTCCCGAGATATCGACGCCGTTAAAGATGCCGAAAACAGAAGTTCCATCACCAGAATCAGAGGATTTGAGTGACAGCAACCAATATCATTCCAATCCATCCACACCTAATCGATTCTCGCCTCTCAACGTAGGTATGACGATTTCTGGGAGCGCAGGCCGAAGTGGATCGGCCTTTGCCTCAAATAGCTTCACAGCTTGCCGAGGGATGTCGTGGACCCCATCCGAAACAAACGCCCTTATTGCGGTGTGGGGCAATGAAAGACTGACGGAGGCACGAATGCAGCAATTGGAGGTTGCAGGCACCGTTTTTTCTGGAAAGGCCCCTGGTCCCGCAATGTACGAGCGGGTCTCACGAGCCCTAGCAGAGCTCGGCTACGAAAGGACCCCATCCCAATGcagggagaggatgaaggtaATGGGGGACAGA ACGCTGCGCCGGTGCTATAGCAGAGTGAAGGAGCATGGCGTCGGCAAGAGGAAAAGTAGCTACTCCATCGAGCAGCTGGAAAAGGTGTTTGGCCAGGGAGGCTGGGACTCCCAGACGTGTGCCCCCGTCCTCATCAACAGTAGTGGCCTGTATCAGGAGATGGAGTCTGACGGCAGCACCATGGAGGACTTCTCCCAAGAAGACTGGTGCAACCAGGTGCTGGCCTCCGCCTtccaggagggagagatggaaactg AGGAAACACAGCCGCCAAAGAATGCCAGTGTCCTGCAGCTTCGACCTGAGCCCTCGGAGCAAGTTCA GAAACAGGAAGTGATGCAGAATGTGGTGCGCATCCTGGAGTCGGTACAGGTGAAGTGGGAGCACTTCCAAACGTGGACCGACTTCTCCAGATTGCACCTCTCCAACAAGCTGGCCATCTTTGGTGTGGGCTACAACACACGCTGGCACGAGGACGTCTGCTACCACTACGCCGAGATCAGCTCCCAGGTGCCCCTGGGTAAGCGGCTGCGCGAGTACTTCAATCCAGAGAAGGCAGAGGGCCGTGTCATCATGACCAAAGTGCAGAAGATGAACTGGAAGAACGTTTATTATAAGTTCCTGGACATCACCATTAGCGAGGCGCGCTGCCTGGAGCTGCACATGGAGGTAGACTGGATCCCAATAGCACAGTCAAGGGTGACGGGCTGCAGCAACGGGGCCTCCCAGTACCTCCTACCCGGGGGAATCCCTAAAACTTATGGCCTTTATGCCATCGGTTACGAGGAGGTGTCAGCGGAGTCAGACTACACAGGGGAGGATGAGGCCCCAGACTCTCCGCTGCAGCACCAAGACTCTGACCAGAGCTTGCCTCTCTCTGGATCGTCGGGCTCTGGTGGGTCTGGGTTCGAGAGTGTGGTGGACccgggagggagagtgggggagaagaCTGGGGCCAAAGTGACCTACTGCTACCTGGGCATCGCGGAGGAGAGGACCCTACAGCAGTGCCTGTTCCAGCACTTTCAGAGCTCAGGCAAGCACTACAGCCGCAGGCAGCCCTCGGCCGTCACACGTTTCCTCCAGGGGAACTGCAGGGGCACCGGGCAGCAAGCCAGGGAAGAGGGCCTCTCCATGGGCCCTGAACGCTCGGCCATTTACATCAAATTTATCGAGGTGGAGCTAGATTTCCTCTCTGCTGGTTCCCTGGTGGAATGTCTAGAAATTGCAGTTGGTTACTCCTTAAAGTACAACAAAGCGACGTTGTAA
- the LOC135550812 gene encoding myb/SANT-like DNA-binding domain-containing protein 2 isoform X2, with amino-acid sequence MAAPCTSNHSPEISTPLKMPKTEVPSPESEDLSDSNQYHSNPSTPNRFSPLNVGMTISGSAGRSGSAFASNSFTACRGMSWTPSETNALIAVWGNERLTEARMQQLEVAGTVFSGKAPGPAMYERVSRALAELGYERTPSQCRERMKTLRRCYSRVKEHGVGKRKSSYSIEQLEKVFGQGGWDSQTCAPVLINSSGLYQEMESDGSTMEDFSQEDWCNQVLASAFQEGEMETEETQPPKNASVLQLRPEPSEQVQKQEVMQNVVRILESVQVKWEHFQTWTDFSRLHLSNKLAIFGVGYNTRWHEDVCYHYAEISSQVPLGKRLREYFNPEKAEGRVIMTKVQKMNWKNVYYKFLDITISEARCLELHMEVDWIPIAQSRVTGCSNGASQYLLPGGIPKTYGLYAIGYEEVSAESDYTGEDEAPDSPLQHQDSDQSLPLSGSSGSGGSGFESVVDPGGRVGEKTGAKVTYCYLGIAEERTLQQCLFQHFQSSGKHYSRRQPSAVTRFLQGNCRGTGQQAREEGLSMGPERSAIYIKFIEVELDFLSAGSLVECLEIAVGYSLKYNKATL; translated from the exons ATGGCGGCGCCCTGTACCTCTAATCATTCTCCCGAGATATCGACGCCGTTAAAGATGCCGAAAACAGAAGTTCCATCACCAGAATCAGAGGATTTGAGTGACAGCAACCAATATCATTCCAATCCATCCACACCTAATCGATTCTCGCCTCTCAACGTAGGTATGACGATTTCTGGGAGCGCAGGCCGAAGTGGATCGGCCTTTGCCTCAAATAGCTTCACAGCTTGCCGAGGGATGTCGTGGACCCCATCCGAAACAAACGCCCTTATTGCGGTGTGGGGCAATGAAAGACTGACGGAGGCACGAATGCAGCAATTGGAGGTTGCAGGCACCGTTTTTTCTGGAAAGGCCCCTGGTCCCGCAATGTACGAGCGGGTCTCACGAGCCCTAGCAGAGCTCGGCTACGAAAGGACCCCATCCCAATGcagggagaggatgaag ACGCTGCGCCGGTGCTATAGCAGAGTGAAGGAGCATGGCGTCGGCAAGAGGAAAAGTAGCTACTCCATCGAGCAGCTGGAAAAGGTGTTTGGCCAGGGAGGCTGGGACTCCCAGACGTGTGCCCCCGTCCTCATCAACAGTAGTGGCCTGTATCAGGAGATGGAGTCTGACGGCAGCACCATGGAGGACTTCTCCCAAGAAGACTGGTGCAACCAGGTGCTGGCCTCCGCCTtccaggagggagagatggaaactg AGGAAACACAGCCGCCAAAGAATGCCAGTGTCCTGCAGCTTCGACCTGAGCCCTCGGAGCAAGTTCA GAAACAGGAAGTGATGCAGAATGTGGTGCGCATCCTGGAGTCGGTACAGGTGAAGTGGGAGCACTTCCAAACGTGGACCGACTTCTCCAGATTGCACCTCTCCAACAAGCTGGCCATCTTTGGTGTGGGCTACAACACACGCTGGCACGAGGACGTCTGCTACCACTACGCCGAGATCAGCTCCCAGGTGCCCCTGGGTAAGCGGCTGCGCGAGTACTTCAATCCAGAGAAGGCAGAGGGCCGTGTCATCATGACCAAAGTGCAGAAGATGAACTGGAAGAACGTTTATTATAAGTTCCTGGACATCACCATTAGCGAGGCGCGCTGCCTGGAGCTGCACATGGAGGTAGACTGGATCCCAATAGCACAGTCAAGGGTGACGGGCTGCAGCAACGGGGCCTCCCAGTACCTCCTACCCGGGGGAATCCCTAAAACTTATGGCCTTTATGCCATCGGTTACGAGGAGGTGTCAGCGGAGTCAGACTACACAGGGGAGGATGAGGCCCCAGACTCTCCGCTGCAGCACCAAGACTCTGACCAGAGCTTGCCTCTCTCTGGATCGTCGGGCTCTGGTGGGTCTGGGTTCGAGAGTGTGGTGGACccgggagggagagtgggggagaagaCTGGGGCCAAAGTGACCTACTGCTACCTGGGCATCGCGGAGGAGAGGACCCTACAGCAGTGCCTGTTCCAGCACTTTCAGAGCTCAGGCAAGCACTACAGCCGCAGGCAGCCCTCGGCCGTCACACGTTTCCTCCAGGGGAACTGCAGGGGCACCGGGCAGCAAGCCAGGGAAGAGGGCCTCTCCATGGGCCCTGAACGCTCGGCCATTTACATCAAATTTATCGAGGTGGAGCTAGATTTCCTCTCTGCTGGTTCCCTGGTGGAATGTCTAGAAATTGCAGTTGGTTACTCCTTAAAGTACAACAAAGCGACGTTGTAA